The following are encoded together in the Culex pipiens pallens isolate TS chromosome 1, TS_CPP_V2, whole genome shotgun sequence genome:
- the LOC120429175 gene encoding uncharacterized protein LOC120429175, with amino-acid sequence MAGQKFFSGLTDAMINRASAERPDRQKSNFFWPDEYLQEPQDAFRTSSGSGASSRRPSTTSSSATATPKECPSPLGGSTEVLKQRHRGNARSNIEFYDDCDSSFSALAREKQRTKLGIEKFLREQDDDVSEVAKARRQNTLKSNFQFYDVEEAPRTPSRQQNTNGHHHPVATTPDYPEDPRFSPVNGAPHQSFRRQQSSPAASEYHYSARYTGSYDDYEDFDRFSCRSNDYGFSPPGTPHSGGEIPEHKRNSQRHLRSSFAFSNGATIAEDDCSSNGSGRKPVSVREAAATQRVGVGLPDF; translated from the coding sequence ATGGCTGGACAAAAGTTTTTCAGCGGGTTGACCGACGCCATGATCAACCGGGCGTCGGCGGAACGCCCGGATCGTCAAAAGTCCAACTTTTTCTGGCCGGACGAGTACCTGCAGGAACCGCAGGACGCGTTCCGGACTAGCAGTGGCAGCGGTGCCAGCAGTAGGAGACCGTCGACGACCTCCTCGTCCGCGACCGCTACGCCAAAGGAGTGCCCGAGTCCGCTCGGGGGCAGCACCGAAGTTCTGAAGCAACGACACCGCGGTAACGCCCGGTCAAACATCGAGTTCTACGACGACTGCGACTCGTCGTTTTCGGCGCTGGCACGGGAAAAACAGCGCACCAAGCTGGGCATCGAGAAGTTCCTCCGCGAGCAGGACGACGACGTCAGTGAAGTGGCCAAGGCCCGGCGCCAGAACACCCTAAAGTCAAACTTTCAGTTCTACGACGTCGAGGAAGCGCCGCGAACCCCAAGCCGACAGCAAAACACGAACGGACATCACCACCCGGTGGCGACCACCCCCGATTACCCGGAAGACCCCAGATTCAGTCCCGTAAACGGCGCCCCCCACCAATCGTTCCGCCGTCAGCAGTCCTCACCGGCAGCCTCCGAGTACCACTACTCGGCCCGCTACACCGGCAGTTACGACGACTACGAGGACTTTGATCGGTTCAGCTGCCGGTCCAACGACTACGGATTCAGTCCGCCCGGAACGCCGCACTCCGGTGGGGAGATTCCCGAGCACAAGCGCAACTCCCAGCGCCATCTGCGGTCGAGCTTTGCCTTTTCCAACGGGGCGACGATCGCCGAGGACGACTGCTCGAGCAACGGAAGCGGCCGGAAGCCGGTCAGCGTGCGGGAAGCGGCTGCGACGCAGCGCGTGGGCGTCGGACTGCCGGATTTCTAG